In a genomic window of Hippoglossus stenolepis isolate QCI-W04-F060 chromosome 17, HSTE1.2, whole genome shotgun sequence:
- the LOC118124843 gene encoding sodium-dependent neutral amino acid transporter B(0)AT3-like, giving the protein MGKTKDSGEDERPQWDNKAQYLLTCIGFAVGLGNVWRFPYLCQIYGGGAFLIPYLIALVFVGLPLLYLELAIGQRLRKGSIGVWNSISPMLGGLGVASMVVSFLVAIFYNTILAWVLWYFFHSFQNPLPWSQCPLNENHTGYNVECEKSTPSNYFWYRETLNVTPDIETSGSVQWWMVICLASAWCIVYICFINGIQSIGKAVYVTATFPYLVLTIFLIRALTLPGASDGLSYLFTPDWEVLKNPQVWLDAATQIFFSLSVAFGGLIAFSSYNEEKNNCERDALVVGIINSATSLYASISIFAILGFKATTGFNKCLHENILDLTNHFEFSDQNITLENYEHWFEYLNQTSPDQVANLQLRHCDLQTFLDESASGTGLAFIVFTEAVVEMPGSQIWAILFFIMLFSLGLSSMFGNIEGVLTPIHDLNLVPKWIPNELVTAITCLVAFLTALIFTLGSGNYWVEVFNSYVGSVPLLIIAFFELIGVIYVRGMKTFSEDIQFMTGKKPNIFWRACWMVISPLMLMGVLIAYVVIQAQKHPTYFAWNPEYELFPATEVRPYPDWAFAIIILLSVLPVISIPVVFFYKLIGYLRKRSSTQVELNHYCNDGFEVETQEQRKQEA; this is encoded by the exons ATGGGTAAAACAAAGGACTCCGGGGAAGATGAGAGACCCCAATGGGACAACAAGGCGCAGTACCTGTTGACATGTATCGGCTTTGCAGTGGGACTTGGAAACGTTTGGCGTTTTCCTTACCTATGCCAAATATACGGAGGAG GCGCGTTCCTCATCCCCTACCTGATAGCTCTGGTGTTCGTGGGCCTCCCCCTGCTCTACCTGGAGCTGGCCATAGGACAGAGGCTCCGCAAGGGCAGCATCGGTGTCTGGAACTCCATCTCACCAATGCTGGGTGGGCTTG GTGTTGCCTCTATGGTGGTGTCATTCCTGGTGGCCATTTTCTACAACACCATCCTGGCCTGGGTTCTCTGGTATTTCTTTCACTCCTTCCAAAATCCGCTGCCGTGGAGCCAGTGTCCACTAAATGAAAATCACACAG GTTATAATGTAGAGTGTGAGAAGAGCACTCCGTCAAATTACTTCTGGTACCGTGAGACCCTGAACGTCACGCCTGACATTGAGACTAGTGGCTCCGTGCAGTGGTGGATGGTGATCTGTCTGGCCAGCGCCTGGTGCATTGTCTACATCTGTTTCATCAATGGCATCCAGTCCATTGGAAAG GCTGTGTATGTGACAGCCACCTTCCCTTACCTGGTGCTGACCATCTTCCTGATTCGTGCCCTCACTCTGCCCGGAGCTAGTGATGGACTGTCGTACCTCTTCACTCCTGAT TGGGAGGTCCTGAAGAACCCCCAGGTGTGGCTGGACGCTGCAACCCAGATCTTCTTCTCCCTTTCTGTGGCCTTTGGAGGTCTCATAGCATTCTCCAGCTATAACGAAGAGAA AAACAACTGCGAGAGGGATGCTCTTGTTGTTGGGATAATAAATAGCGCCACATCTCTGTATGCCTCCATATCCATCTTCGCCATCCTGGGATTTAAAGCAACTACTGGCTTTAACAAGTGTCTACACGA AAACATCTTGGATCTGACGAACCACTTTGAGTTTTCCGACCAGAATATAACACTGGAGAACTACGAGCACTGGTTTGAGTATCTAAATCAGACGTCTCCTGATCAGGTGGCCAATTTGCAACTGAGGCACTGTGACCTGCAAACATTCCTTGACGAG agCGCCTCAGGTACCGGCCTGGCTTTTATTGTGTTCACTGAGGCAGTGGTAGAGATGCCAGGCTCGCAGATATGGGCCATATTGTTCTTCATCATGCTCTTCAGCTTGggcctctcctccatgtttggcAACATCGAGGGAGTCCTCACGCCCATCCATGACCTTAATCTGGTGCCAAAGTGGATCCCGAATGAACTTGTAACAG CCATCACGTGCTTGGTAGCCTTCCTGACGGCTCTTATCTTCACACTGGGCTCCGGGAACTACTGGGTGGAGGTGTTTAACAGCTACGTGGGCTCCGTACCTCTGCTCATCATTGCATTCTTCGAGTTAATTGGAGTCATTTATGTCCGTGGAATGAAAAC TTTCAGTGAAGACATCCAGTTCATGACTGGGAAGAAGCCCAACATCTTTTGGAGGGCCTGCTGGATGGTGATCAGTCCCTTAATGCTAATGGGCGTGCTGATTGCCTACGTGGTCATTCAGGCACAGAAACATCCCACCTATTTTGCATGGAACCCAGAATAT GAACTATTCCCTGCAACTGAAGTAAGGCCATACCCAGACTGGGCCTTTGCCATAATCATCCTCCTCAGTGTGCTCCCTGTGATTTCCATCCCTGTGGTGTTTTTCTACAAACTGATCGGCTATCTGCGCAAGAGGTCCTCCACACAAGTCGAACTAAACCACTACTGCAACGACGGCTTTGAGGTGGAAACGCAAGAACAGCGGAAACAGGAAGCTTAG